AACTCTTCGCGGTGAATCGGCACTTCTTTCGGCGCTTTAATACCAATTCGAACCTGTCCACCTTTGACCGATAAAACCGTAAGCGTGATGTCACCGTCGATAATTAAGGATTCGCCTTCCCTGCGCGTCAATACCAACATAAAGGACTCCTTCCATAAACATCCGATTTAGTATATTCGATGCAAATAGCGCCAGAATCCATATTTTTTATATGGATT
Above is a genomic segment from Thiomicrorhabdus sp. containing:
- the csrA gene encoding carbon storage regulator CsrA — protein: MLVLTRREGESLIIDGDITLTVLSVKGGQVRIGIKAPKEVPIHREELLKGDKPQADSSVEETDSTANPAL